In Bacteriovorax stolpii, a single genomic region encodes these proteins:
- a CDS encoding trypsin-like serine protease, with protein sequence MLKFALPLCLLLSASPLFALTNSTFADSPEWTPVVQIKSEAPDSTGESIPGYCNATFIAKNILVTAAHCVKLAYISKDNKLNIQTGYYKYVKRPDGQVVRIGYVPKNNFDRHINIELPKSLADKIASRGEKAQIGPDEDFAVLWWNEATPEIDELNFATPVTLAEHNQIIKNIKAYPLKAVSINLFSEMSNDTKRMADLNNYKWSGGYVYSKSSSRVEEGDSGAPLFVNINGKMKVFAVVKGKATTIFDNWDVYSALHNHLCTIAKKMPTDMKIGSCL encoded by the coding sequence ATGCTTAAATTCGCTCTTCCCCTATGCCTTCTTCTTAGCGCCTCACCTCTATTTGCCCTGACAAACTCTACATTTGCCGACTCTCCCGAATGGACTCCAGTGGTGCAGATTAAGAGTGAAGCCCCCGATTCAACCGGCGAAAGTATTCCTGGTTATTGTAACGCCACCTTTATTGCTAAAAACATCTTGGTGACGGCCGCTCATTGTGTGAAGCTTGCTTACATCTCTAAAGACAACAAACTCAACATCCAAACTGGGTATTACAAATACGTAAAGAGACCAGACGGACAAGTAGTGCGCATCGGATATGTGCCAAAAAATAACTTCGATCGCCACATCAATATCGAACTTCCAAAGTCACTTGCTGATAAGATTGCTTCGCGCGGAGAAAAAGCGCAGATCGGCCCTGATGAGGATTTTGCTGTTCTTTGGTGGAACGAGGCCACTCCAGAAATAGACGAACTAAACTTCGCGACTCCCGTGACCCTGGCCGAACACAATCAGATTATTAAAAACATCAAGGCCTATCCATTAAAGGCCGTTTCTATCAATCTCTTTAGCGAGATGAGTAACGATACAAAACGCATGGCCGATTTAAATAACTACAAATGGAGCGGAGGGTACGTCTACTCGAAATCTTCTTCTCGTGTTGAAGAAGGCGACAGCGGAGCCCCTCTCTTCGTCAACATCAACGGAAAGATGAAAGTCTTTGCGGTGGTAAAAGGAAAAGCGACGACAATCTTTGATAATTGGGATGTGTATTCTGCGCTTCACAATCACTTGTGTACTATTGCTAAGAAAATGCCGACTGATATGAAGATTGGAAGTTGTTTGTAG
- a CDS encoding CoA transferase subunit A encodes MTPTNSPKVFKDAHAALHDIKSGMTLMSGGFGLCGIAENCIDALTTIDVKDLTVISNNIGNSGRGLVKILVQDKIKKAYCSYVGGNPDLEKRMLSKEVEVELVPQGTFSERIRAAGMGIRAFYTPTGYGTLIAEGKDVKMFDRPCILETALHADFAIIKAQKGDTYGNLWFKETARNFSPLMAMAAKITVVEVEELVEVGQIPAEDIHLPGLFVQRIFQGKNYKNEIEFLVTEGV; translated from the coding sequence ATGACACCAACGAACTCTCCAAAAGTTTTTAAGGATGCCCACGCGGCCCTACACGATATTAAATCAGGCATGACTCTGATGAGCGGAGGCTTTGGTCTTTGCGGAATCGCTGAAAACTGCATTGATGCACTAACGACCATTGACGTAAAAGACCTGACAGTTATTTCCAACAACATTGGAAACTCTGGACGTGGTTTAGTTAAAATTTTAGTTCAAGATAAAATTAAAAAAGCTTATTGCTCATATGTCGGTGGAAACCCTGACCTTGAAAAAAGAATGCTTTCAAAAGAAGTTGAGGTGGAGCTTGTTCCTCAAGGGACATTCTCTGAAAGAATCCGTGCGGCCGGAATGGGTATCCGCGCTTTTTACACACCCACAGGATACGGCACTCTTATCGCTGAAGGAAAAGACGTTAAGATGTTTGACCGCCCTTGTATTTTAGAAACTGCTCTTCACGCCGACTTCGCTATTATTAAAGCGCAAAAAGGCGACACCTATGGAAACCTGTGGTTTAAAGAAACCGCTAGAAACTTCTCCCCTCTTATGGCGATGGCCGCAAAGATCACCGTCGTAGAAGTGGAAGAGTTAGTCGAAGTCGGACAAATCCCGGCAGAAGACATTCACCTTCCAGGACTTTTTGTCCAAAGGATTTTCCAAGGAAAAAATTATAAAAACGAAATTGAATTTCTAGTGACGGAAGGAGTTTAA
- a CDS encoding 3-oxoacid CoA-transferase subunit B, which produces MAWTNEQMADEVIKVFAPHSSVNLGIGMPTIIAERMPKDLHIMIHSENGVLGVSGRPTKSSVSPTLINAGKETVSVAPGASFFDSSLSFGMIRGGHIDYCVLGGMEVDSERSLANWMIPGKKVTGMGGAMDLVNGSKQVIIMMNHFSKDGTAKLLKKCVLPLTGKEVVDLVVTEMGVFKPTGNAFKIIKLAPGVEKADLKIEAPLE; this is translated from the coding sequence ATGGCCTGGACAAATGAACAAATGGCAGATGAGGTCATTAAAGTTTTCGCTCCTCATAGCTCCGTCAACTTAGGAATTGGAATGCCGACGATCATCGCCGAGCGCATGCCCAAAGATCTGCACATCATGATTCACTCTGAAAATGGAGTGCTTGGTGTAAGTGGCAGACCTACTAAATCATCAGTCTCTCCTACTTTAATCAACGCTGGAAAAGAAACAGTCAGTGTTGCTCCTGGAGCGAGCTTCTTTGATAGCTCACTGAGCTTTGGAATGATCCGCGGCGGGCACATTGATTACTGTGTTCTTGGTGGAATGGAAGTCGATAGCGAAAGAAGCCTGGCCAACTGGATGATCCCAGGGAAAAAGGTCACCGGAATGGGCGGAGCTATGGACTTAGTTAATGGCTCTAAACAGGTCATCATCATGATGAATCACTTCAGTAAAGACGGCACAGCAAAACTTCTTAAGAAATGCGTGCTTCCTCTTACAGGAAAAGAAGTTGTCGACCTGGTGGTCACAGAGATGGGTGTATTTAAACCAACAGGAAATGCGTTTAAGATCATCAAGCTTGCTCCCGGCGTGGAAAAAGCAGATCTGAAGATCGAAGCCCCTCTGGAGTAA
- a CDS encoding aminotransferase class III-fold pyridoxal phosphate-dependent enzyme yields MKLPIINSKDAEFGNDILKKYYADNMIPAEKKTYLTRLKSSIGPYMGIESSDGTTHYLLDAASQIATLGHGFNPSVFFGTAEFLESWINDATTKEFKDTKLSYTKFFNRKLGWKKTHMTITHSGAEANEVALGYCYLSRVNPEANKVLAFEGSFHGRMMVTLAATWNKSKREPFEWKNYLAEYVKYPELEDSKINVRFPELWRETWNEAALKDFMVPSMWHSDPMVKKEIETLLKVREQLLSKKIFAILIEPMQCEGGDCYSSDRFHTALLLMAKTFKVPVIHDEVQTGFHLGREFFWHRQLNLKGLNGEQINPDYVVCAKKAQVGIVLSHKETKNIFKGEEFSVASLLRGYAHAISLDQCQQRILDLEKQVYPRLQALLKKHSQYIKRPRINGLAFAFDVPDSASMNKFVDLRFKHGLLYYPAGAQTLRFRLSTAFGPKDLDFLFDRLDAICRELFLNEHANLPTHVETDATEATENYEWHDLLIQTKLARALNKKLDIKAVFDRVNALLSKTAEAAHVELVEINATNFLNFRQEIMNMQKAVYEPARQTDIEKFEHTVLDKSSLCLGLLNKKKKLMGIAFAGPLHLYPLERGVRVDPNFNDHDCLYMLDLTIDPSLQKSGLGRALKYALSAMAIVKGVKRIQGRNRDRLAGGMININLSLGAVEQNYMREDYPDFENHRDVFYYTTKVDWKKPQIHLSRGVNIPLSIRSLDKAYLDFQLPYMVNKVCLSNFVSEAFLKGVRDFLSVLPQDLRHGYTTSGQSECVDKVAKAIWVKSDAKIKEKNVNKMLTFKNHFFGNGSMLARSLSLENDPYFKVTRLPNPNENDYKEVLKSVEKEFATGEYLATWIEPVLQKTMEKVPYEFLRGVRELATKYNVALIYNETASQFFRYSQKQFMASCFSEITPDAGMIYFSGQSGIAYTSTKYFLEQPLMMISTWDGDEFHFLSYYHAFKNVMANLEDYRETTKNFHDKLVDQLSRYEIDAIRIDNGFGYFKGSIPGSMSKMFVLNKDTGHYLICPSFDAMKEYLES; encoded by the coding sequence ATATGATTCCTGCGGAGAAGAAGACTTACCTGACAAGGCTTAAGAGCTCTATCGGCCCTTATATGGGGATTGAATCAAGTGATGGGACAACTCACTACCTCTTAGATGCGGCCTCTCAAATCGCGACACTTGGTCATGGCTTTAACCCGTCTGTTTTTTTTGGAACGGCAGAGTTCTTAGAAAGCTGGATAAACGACGCTACCACTAAAGAATTTAAAGACACTAAGCTTTCATACACTAAATTCTTCAATAGAAAATTAGGGTGGAAAAAAACCCACATGACCATCACCCACTCGGGAGCGGAAGCAAACGAAGTGGCCCTTGGCTACTGTTATCTTTCACGCGTAAACCCTGAGGCCAATAAGGTTCTTGCCTTTGAAGGATCATTCCACGGGCGCATGATGGTGACTCTGGCGGCGACTTGGAACAAAAGCAAGCGCGAGCCTTTTGAGTGGAAGAATTATCTTGCTGAGTACGTAAAGTACCCGGAGCTGGAAGACTCAAAAATCAACGTGCGCTTTCCAGAATTATGGAGAGAGACCTGGAACGAAGCGGCCCTAAAAGACTTCATGGTTCCAAGCATGTGGCACTCAGACCCGATGGTAAAAAAAGAAATTGAGACTCTTTTAAAAGTAAGAGAGCAGCTTCTTTCTAAAAAAATCTTCGCTATTTTAATCGAGCCTATGCAATGTGAAGGTGGAGACTGTTATTCATCTGACCGCTTTCACACGGCCCTGCTATTAATGGCAAAAACTTTTAAAGTTCCAGTAATCCACGATGAAGTTCAGACGGGGTTTCACTTAGGGCGCGAGTTCTTCTGGCATAGACAATTAAACCTTAAGGGTCTTAACGGTGAACAAATCAATCCAGACTACGTTGTGTGTGCAAAAAAAGCACAGGTAGGGATTGTTCTTTCACATAAAGAAACAAAAAATATCTTTAAAGGTGAAGAGTTTTCTGTGGCCTCTCTTCTAAGAGGATACGCTCACGCTATCAGTCTTGATCAATGCCAGCAGCGCATTTTAGATCTTGAAAAGCAAGTTTACCCAAGACTTCAGGCCCTTTTAAAGAAACACTCTCAATACATCAAGAGACCGAGAATCAACGGTCTTGCTTTTGCTTTTGACGTACCAGATTCAGCGAGCATGAATAAGTTTGTCGACCTGCGCTTTAAGCACGGTCTTCTTTACTACCCGGCGGGAGCACAAACTCTGCGCTTTAGGCTCTCAACTGCTTTTGGCCCAAAAGATTTAGATTTCCTATTTGATAGACTAGATGCTATCTGCCGCGAGCTTTTCTTAAATGAGCATGCCAATCTTCCAACTCACGTTGAAACGGACGCGACTGAAGCGACAGAGAACTACGAGTGGCACGATCTTTTAATTCAAACAAAACTTGCCCGTGCCCTTAACAAAAAACTGGATATCAAGGCCGTTTTTGACCGCGTGAATGCCCTTCTTTCAAAGACAGCTGAAGCGGCACATGTAGAGTTAGTGGAAATCAATGCGACAAACTTCCTGAACTTCCGTCAGGAAATTATGAACATGCAAAAGGCCGTTTACGAGCCTGCTCGCCAGACAGATATTGAAAAATTTGAACACACGGTTTTAGATAAGAGTTCTCTATGTCTTGGTCTTTTAAATAAAAAGAAAAAGCTAATGGGGATTGCTTTTGCGGGCCCTCTTCACTTGTACCCGCTTGAGCGCGGAGTGCGTGTAGACCCGAACTTCAACGACCATGACTGTCTTTATATGCTGGATTTAACCATTGACCCAAGCCTTCAAAAATCAGGACTGGGAAGAGCACTTAAATACGCTCTTTCAGCAATGGCCATCGTTAAAGGAGTTAAACGCATCCAGGGAAGAAACCGCGACCGTCTTGCCGGTGGAATGATCAACATCAACCTCTCTCTAGGAGCTGTTGAACAAAACTACATGAGAGAAGATTATCCTGATTTCGAAAACCACAGAGACGTCTTCTACTACACGACAAAAGTTGACTGGAAAAAACCACAGATCCATTTAAGCCGTGGAGTAAACATCCCTCTTTCAATCAGAAGTCTGGATAAAGCGTACCTGGATTTCCAGCTTCCTTATATGGTGAACAAAGTTTGTCTTTCAAACTTCGTTTCAGAGGCCTTCTTAAAAGGAGTCAGAGATTTCCTTTCTGTTCTCCCTCAAGATCTTCGCCACGGTTACACAACATCAGGCCAGTCTGAGTGTGTGGATAAAGTTGCCAAGGCGATCTGGGTAAAATCAGACGCAAAAATCAAAGAGAAAAACGTCAATAAAATGCTGACGTTTAAAAACCACTTCTTTGGAAACGGCTCAATGCTGGCGAGATCTCTAAGTCTAGAGAACGATCCATACTTTAAAGTCACTCGTCTGCCAAATCCAAATGAAAATGATTATAAAGAAGTTTTAAAATCGGTAGAAAAAGAATTTGCCACAGGTGAATACCTGGCGACTTGGATCGAGCCGGTGCTACAAAAAACGATGGAAAAAGTTCCTTACGAATTCCTTCGTGGGGTAAGAGAGCTGGCAACCAAATACAATGTTGCTCTCATTTACAACGAAACAGCTTCACAATTTTTCAGGTATTCACAAAAGCAATTTATGGCCTCGTGTTTTAGTGAAATCACTCCAGATGCGGGAATGATTTACTTCTCTGGCCAATCAGGGATCGCTTACACTTCAACAAAGTATTTCCTGGAGCAGCCACTGATGATGATCAGTACTTGGGATGGAGATGAATTCCATTTCCTAAGCTACTACCATGCTTTTAAAAATGTGATGGCGAATCTGGAAGACTACAGAGAAACAACTAAGAATTTCCACGATAAACTGGTTGATCAACTTTCTCGTTACGAAATTGATGCTATTAGAATCGACAATGGCTTTGGGTACTTCAAAGGTTCAATCCCAGGTTCAATGAGCAAAATGTTTGTGCTCAATAAAGACACTGGCCACTACCTGATCTGCCCAAGCTTCGATGCGATGAAGGAGTATTTAGAATCATGA
- a CDS encoding exonuclease domain-containing protein, giving the protein MRYLSIDIEATGLNENDYMIEFGMIPFCTETKKVEDSLARNFYIKCPSFETLKPRLDKWVIEHNEMLIHKAHVTGLHLDSFRDELETYLISKEVKNYFKNEKNEKIILFGKSMSAIDLPFLNRDLSWEFMRKHFHHRNLDLSSTANTLIDLKFIPAECSSGSKLMSFLGMGEVKHTALEDAKNTALMYLKLLDMFQRKN; this is encoded by the coding sequence ATGCGTTATTTATCTATTGATATCGAGGCCACTGGCCTAAACGAAAACGATTACATGATCGAATTCGGAATGATTCCTTTTTGTACAGAAACTAAAAAAGTCGAAGACTCTCTTGCCCGCAACTTCTATATCAAGTGCCCTTCTTTTGAGACGCTAAAACCCAGACTAGATAAATGGGTTATCGAACACAACGAAATGCTTATCCACAAGGCCCATGTTACAGGGCTACACCTGGATAGCTTCCGCGATGAACTTGAGACTTACCTCATCAGCAAAGAAGTTAAAAACTACTTTAAAAACGAAAAGAACGAAAAGATTATCCTCTTCGGAAAATCAATGAGCGCCATCGACCTACCATTTCTAAACCGCGACCTCTCATGGGAATTCATGCGCAAACATTTCCACCACAGAAACCTCGACCTCTCATCAACTGCCAACACATTAATCGACCTCAAGTTCATCCCCGCTGAATGCTCTTCAGGCTCAAAACTAATGAGTTTCCTCGGCATGGGCGAAGTCAAACACACCGCCCTCGAAGACGCCAAAAACACCGCCCTAATGTACTTAAAACTCCTAGACATGTTCCAACGAAAGAACTAG
- a CDS encoding C45 family autoproteolytic acyltransferase/hydolase: MSTNCMFPYIKYQPGKSNYDWGLSHGEEFRTAIGELTEIRRNLMLAKNPALAKKLDELAMEQFNLSKKFAPNIASEIEGIAKGAGLTLPDLVVLNNYTDFRDIILPEEGCSTVHIQTPDEILSGQTWDMHRSAKNYMSLIHVPANDRHTAQLVLTLVGCVGLMGVTTDNTLIGVNNINTANAKAGLIWPLLVRRVLEEKSLGLMRDTLMKAPVTSGHNYLIASPEGGEHLEITPTVAEKVSGLQAGQVGSVFHTNHCVGFHVEKLEDKSSMSSTTFNRWALLSKKTYKVTDLEDFKNLLSDHEEFPKSICSHFENGAQDPSFTCGGGASDLKRGHHIFWRGCPAHDQDYREYEFFNDGHDFKKVK; the protein is encoded by the coding sequence ATGAGCACAAATTGTATGTTCCCTTATATCAAATATCAGCCAGGAAAAAGTAACTACGACTGGGGACTTTCTCATGGAGAAGAGTTTCGCACGGCCATCGGAGAGCTGACTGAAATCAGACGCAACCTGATGCTGGCAAAAAACCCGGCTCTGGCAAAAAAATTAGATGAGCTGGCCATGGAGCAGTTTAATCTTTCAAAGAAATTTGCTCCCAATATCGCCAGCGAAATTGAAGGGATCGCCAAAGGTGCGGGTCTGACACTTCCCGACCTGGTTGTTTTAAACAACTACACTGACTTTAGAGATATTATCCTTCCAGAAGAAGGATGCTCAACTGTTCACATCCAGACTCCTGATGAAATTCTCTCGGGACAGACATGGGATATGCACAGATCGGCAAAAAACTATATGTCGCTTATCCACGTTCCTGCTAACGACCGCCATACAGCTCAGCTAGTGCTGACACTGGTTGGTTGCGTAGGTTTAATGGGAGTGACGACAGACAATACTCTCATTGGTGTTAACAACATCAATACGGCCAATGCTAAAGCTGGTCTTATCTGGCCTTTACTTGTCAGACGAGTGCTTGAAGAAAAAAGCCTTGGTCTTATGAGAGACACACTAATGAAAGCACCAGTGACGTCAGGACACAATTACCTGATTGCTTCTCCTGAAGGTGGAGAGCATTTAGAAATCACTCCGACTGTTGCTGAAAAAGTTTCAGGACTTCAGGCCGGACAAGTGGGAAGTGTTTTTCACACTAACCACTGCGTAGGCTTTCATGTTGAGAAATTAGAAGACAAGAGCTCTATGAGTTCAACAACTTTTAATCGTTGGGCGCTTCTGTCAAAGAAAACATACAAAGTGACTGATTTAGAAGACTTTAAAAACCTTCTTTCAGACCACGAAGAATTCCCTAAATCAATTTGTTCACACTTTGAAAATGGTGCTCAAGACCCATCATTTACTTGTGGTGGTGGAGCTTCTGATTTAAAACGCGGCCACCACATCTTCTGGAGAGGATGCCCGGCCCACGATCAAGATTACCGCGAGTATGAATTCTTTAACGATGGACACGATTTTAAAAAAGTGAAATAA
- the surE gene encoding 5'/3'-nucleotidase SurE has product MLNIVLANDDGVHAPGINILKETLRSIANVIVVAPMNERSTTGHTLTLDTTVRLEEIADDVYACNGFPADCSLMAIGHLFKNPHSKYYGQKIDLLVSGINRGANLGQDVYYSGTVAAAREAAFHGIPAIAVSSCMDFKNPDKNTLYYYSASNFIKTLVQSNISKAIPQMTLLNINVPWCAEAEILGTKVTRTGLRKYSEDIEERLDFRGRRYYWIGGVYKGFEEFPDSDCQAIEDKMISVAPVKLCDYGRSQMEIIEDLKGFLENIFPR; this is encoded by the coding sequence ATGTTAAATATCGTTCTGGCAAACGATGATGGAGTTCATGCTCCTGGGATTAATATTTTAAAAGAAACTCTACGGAGTATTGCTAACGTCATTGTTGTGGCTCCCATGAATGAGCGCTCGACCACAGGGCATACGCTGACACTTGATACGACTGTGAGGCTGGAAGAAATCGCAGATGATGTTTATGCTTGCAATGGTTTTCCGGCTGATTGTTCATTGATGGCCATCGGTCATTTGTTTAAGAATCCCCATTCAAAATATTACGGACAAAAAATAGATTTACTTGTTTCGGGGATTAACCGCGGGGCCAATCTCGGGCAGGATGTCTATTACTCAGGTACTGTCGCTGCCGCTAGAGAAGCTGCCTTTCATGGTATTCCTGCAATTGCTGTGAGCTCGTGCATGGATTTTAAAAATCCCGACAAAAACACTCTCTACTATTATAGTGCTTCAAATTTTATAAAAACTCTTGTACAATCAAATATATCGAAAGCGATACCGCAAATGACACTACTGAATATCAACGTTCCTTGGTGTGCAGAAGCGGAGATTTTAGGAACTAAAGTCACCCGAACCGGACTTAGAAAGTATTCCGAAGATATCGAAGAAAGACTAGATTTCAGAGGAAGAAGATACTATTGGATTGGCGGAGTCTATAAAGGCTTTGAAGAGTTTCCAGATTCCGATTGCCAGGCCATTGAAGATAAAATGATTTCTGTTGCTCCCGTTAAACTCTGCGATTACGGACGATCACAGATGGAAATAATAGAAGACTTAAAAGGTTTTCTAGAAAATATTTTTCCTCGCTAG
- a CDS encoding aminotransferase class III-fold pyridoxal phosphate-dependent enzyme → MEELEYPFFFTWVKQKNPLRFSIASVDGVKIYTDTGHELIDMSSISYQASFGHNHPTIIKYMKEQLDTVPMSAPRGIFPGKTEVTHELLKYMDKKDGKIFYTTGGAETVENALKFARDITKRKIVLARQTSYHGATLGALAATGDWRNKAHMIPENWVVRIPEPHEPDAIARTREIILQTGPDKIAAFILETITGGNGVYAGTQEWWDGISELCREFGILLIMDEVICGFGRTGLSFGYMHYNVKPDIICLAKGITGGMVPFGAVWTSEPIHTYYMNNVLANGLTNYAHPMGIAALKGVLEICQDFDFQKHLEHISQVFKREMESLRSMKEVETIRYHGMLAAVDLTVDITWKRFFDNGIHLATQNKRIVLAPPLIITEKELVEGMNRFKNALKDFE, encoded by the coding sequence ATGGAAGAATTAGAGTATCCCTTTTTCTTTACCTGGGTAAAACAAAAGAACCCTCTGCGCTTTAGTATCGCTTCAGTTGATGGAGTAAAAATCTATACTGATACCGGCCACGAGCTCATCGATATGTCTTCGATCAGCTATCAGGCAAGTTTTGGTCACAATCACCCGACCATTATAAAATACATGAAAGAGCAGCTCGACACTGTCCCAATGAGTGCTCCTCGTGGAATTTTCCCGGGAAAAACAGAAGTCACTCATGAACTTCTAAAGTACATGGATAAAAAAGATGGCAAGATCTTCTATACCACTGGTGGAGCCGAGACGGTCGAAAACGCTCTTAAATTCGCCAGAGACATCACCAAAAGAAAGATTGTTTTAGCAAGACAGACCTCTTATCACGGGGCCACCCTAGGCGCTCTGGCCGCTACCGGCGACTGGAGAAACAAGGCCCACATGATTCCAGAAAATTGGGTAGTAAGAATTCCTGAACCTCATGAGCCGGATGCTATCGCCCGTACCAGAGAAATTATTCTTCAGACCGGACCTGATAAAATTGCGGCCTTTATTCTTGAGACGATCACTGGAGGAAACGGAGTTTATGCCGGCACTCAAGAGTGGTGGGATGGCATCAGTGAACTGTGCCGCGAGTTTGGAATTCTTTTAATCATGGATGAAGTTATCTGTGGTTTTGGCCGCACCGGACTTTCATTCGGATACATGCACTACAATGTTAAACCGGACATTATCTGTTTAGCTAAAGGTATAACTGGCGGAATGGTTCCTTTCGGGGCCGTCTGGACGAGTGAGCCGATTCACACTTACTACATGAATAACGTCCTTGCTAACGGGTTGACCAACTACGCCCACCCAATGGGGATTGCTGCCCTTAAAGGTGTTTTAGAAATTTGTCAGGACTTTGATTTTCAAAAACACCTGGAACATATTTCACAAGTCTTTAAGCGAGAAATGGAGTCCCTTCGTTCGATGAAAGAAGTGGAAACAATCAGATACCATGGAATGCTGGCCGCGGTAGATTTAACCGTCGATATTACCTGGAAAAGATTTTTCGATAACGGAATTCACCTCGCAACTCAAAATAAAAGAATTGTCCTCGCTCCTCCTTTAATCATTACTGAGAAAGAATTAGTAGAAGGAATGAACCGCTTTAAAAACGCTCTCAAGGATTTTGAATAA
- a CDS encoding aminodeoxychorismate/anthranilate synthase component II — MLDKILIIDFEDSFTYNIANVLYAHETSVQVLGHREFFSSLYFDELMKSSQKRALILGPGPGHPDEYIHYQEKIKLLMDKKNLFVMGICLGHQLMGKIAGRRVDYSRHQVHGQSELIEFKGRKIPVQRYNSLSVWEKEKEVDIQEFPRGVSYQFHPESIGTADNDIFFKDLLVFLE; from the coding sequence ATGTTAGATAAAATCCTGATCATCGATTTTGAAGACAGCTTTACCTACAACATTGCCAATGTTTTATACGCTCACGAAACAAGTGTGCAGGTTTTAGGACATAGAGAGTTTTTTTCGTCTCTCTATTTTGATGAGCTGATGAAGTCATCACAGAAGCGCGCTCTTATTCTTGGCCCAGGTCCCGGGCATCCGGATGAATACATTCATTACCAGGAGAAGATAAAGTTGCTCATGGATAAAAAAAATCTTTTCGTCATGGGGATTTGTCTGGGCCATCAGCTTATGGGGAAAATCGCCGGCAGAAGAGTCGATTATTCAAGACATCAGGTTCATGGTCAAAGTGAGCTTATCGAGTTTAAAGGGCGAAAAATCCCTGTTCAGCGCTACAATTCACTCTCTGTCTGGGAGAAAGAAAAGGAAGTGGACATTCAGGAATTTCCAAGAGGAGTGTCTTACCAATTTCATCCAGAATCCATCGGAACAGCTGATAATGACATCTTCTTTAAAGATCTGCTGGTTTTTTTAGAGTGA
- a CDS encoding M23 family metallopeptidase, with protein MTITKNALLLMISLFAFACASVKSGHYVMVKPTDTIESLAKEFNVPKEKIQASNTGKKIKSGEWVFIPLKRGILEQDIEARPFDPNHLLQSGEFLWPVPSSNRLSSNFGARWGRKHEGVDIPARVGSHIVSAAEGVVVYSGDEIGGYGNITVIAHKNGYFTVYAHAKENYTKQGQRVYRGQVIAQVGMTGRTYGPHLHFEVRKNGQAIDPTDFLAAN; from the coding sequence ATGACCATTACGAAAAACGCCCTATTACTTATGATTTCTCTTTTTGCTTTTGCCTGTGCATCAGTGAAAAGCGGTCATTACGTCATGGTTAAACCTACCGACACTATCGAAAGCCTTGCTAAAGAGTTCAACGTTCCCAAAGAAAAAATCCAAGCATCTAATACCGGCAAGAAGATTAAAAGCGGAGAGTGGGTCTTTATTCCTCTTAAACGTGGAATCCTTGAGCAGGATATTGAAGCTCGTCCATTTGACCCTAACCATCTTTTACAAAGTGGTGAGTTCCTCTGGCCAGTTCCTTCAAGCAACCGCCTAAGTTCAAACTTCGGTGCTCGCTGGGGAAGAAAGCATGAAGGCGTGGACATTCCTGCGCGTGTTGGATCACACATTGTATCGGCAGCAGAAGGGGTTGTGGTTTATTCTGGAGATGAGATTGGTGGGTATGGAAATATCACCGTTATTGCACATAAGAATGGGTATTTTACTGTTTATGCCCATGCTAAAGAAAATTATACGAAACAGGGCCAGAGGGTTTATCGTGGGCAGGTTATCGCACAGGTTGGGATGACGGGGCGAACGTATGGGCCGCATCTTCATTTTGAAGTTAGAAAAAATGGGCAAGCTATCGACCCAACCGACTTCTTAGCAGCTAATTAA
- a CDS encoding 2Fe-2S iron-sulfur cluster-binding protein — translation MKKLTVTGLASKRLVLSLDISYSVFDMTLMDLLLKNGIPVASSCGGDGICKKCVVTINEENILSCQKRVRELFRETDLVELTFSYL, via the coding sequence ATGAAAAAACTCACAGTCACAGGTCTTGCTTCCAAAAGGCTCGTCCTCTCACTGGATATCTCTTACTCCGTCTTTGATATGACTTTAATGGATCTTCTCTTAAAAAATGGCATCCCAGTCGCTTCCAGCTGTGGAGGCGATGGCATCTGCAAAAAATGCGTTGTCACAATCAACGAAGAAAACATCCTTTCGTGCCAAAAACGCGTCCGCGAACTCTTTAGAGAAACCGACTTAGTCGAGCTCACATTTTCTTATTTGTAG